The following is a genomic window from Deinococcus arcticus.
CTGTTCAGCGCTGGCCGGTGGTCGAGGAGTGGAACGAGTGTACAGCAGCAGGGCGGCTGGGGAGCGGGTGTCGTCCTGGCGGACCGCCCGCTCGACAAGTGCCTGTGTGGTCGTCCAGGTACCCAGCAGTTTGTAGCCGCTTGGTGCTGGGGGCGGGAGCCGCAAGCGCAGCAGGTTGCTTGCGGCCTGGGGCGTGCCCGTAGTGAAGTTCCGGCTCAAGTCCGGGTAGGGGCTGGCAAACATCGCGTACATGAGGCTGTCGAAGCTCAGGGTACGTGCAGCTGCGTCACCGCTTTGTGCGTGAACGGGTAGCGCCACCAAAGAGTTGAGCAGGCTGGCGGTGAGCCAACGGCGGTGAACGGGGGACATGAAAGCAGTGTTTAGCATGGTAATGAGAGTCGCGCCTGTGCCCTTTGAGGGCACAGGCGCAACCGTGGAACCAGAGAGAATCAGGCAATGCTGCTGATGTAGCTGTAGCTGGTCAGCGCGACCGGAATGACGTGTACCGAACGGGCATCACTGCCGAACAGGGTGTTGCGGTCTTCCAGGTACAACTGCGCAGAGCCGCCGCCATCCCCGGCGATCGCGTCCGTGCAACCCAGCGACTTCATGTACCCGGCCAAGTCCGTAAGGTTGATCGAGGCGCGGTAGGCAAGGATATAGTCGCCGCTGCTGTGCAGGCCCAGGCAGATGCGCTGACGGTTGACGGTGGGACCAAGCTGATCCACGCTGTACTTCCCCCAGGTGGCATCAGTGAAATTACCACCTCGCACGATGATTGGTCCAGCGGCCATACTCCAGATCAGGCTGGACGACTGCGAGTAGGCACTGTTCTCGTCGTGAAAAACCACTGCACCGTTGCCGTTAAGGCTGATCACGTCGATGTTTTTCCCAGTTACGCCATGCTTCCTGTCGCCATCGAGTACGAACAGCCCAGTCAGCT
Proteins encoded in this region:
- a CDS encoding phosphodiester glycosidase family protein, with the translated sequence MPAIRIPRSNFKVRFSGDASGAGRRNVPTFVRGDANAIAGSNFMFFDLSTGELTGLFVLDGDRKHGVTGKNIDVISLNGNGAVVFHDENSAYSQSSSLIWSMAAGPIIVRGGNFTDATWGKYSVDQLGPTVNRQRICLGLHSSGDYILAYRASINLTDLAGYMKSLGCTDAIAGDGGGSAQLYLEDRNTLFGSDARSVHVIPVALTSYSYISSIA